The region GTGATCACCTCCAATGCCAGCAAAGGCGTCTTGCCCGAGCGCGCGCGCCGGCGCGTCCAGGCGATGAAAGCCTGGCCGATCACGACGCCAAGCACGATCATCACGGGCGCGGGAGAAAAGCCGAACAGGTCGAACGGCGCCCCCGGACGTACCGTGCCCAGACCCCATCGATTCAGGTTGTTGAAGCCGAAGCTGATCAGCACGATGGACGCCGCCGCCAGAATGATGCCGACGACGTCGATATTGACCTCGGGGCGGCCCCGATCGGCTTTCAAGCGGAAGCTGAGCAACAGAATGATGACCGCCAGCACGATCAGGATGCCGAACACCGGCCGCCAGCCGATATACGTGCCCAGCACGCCGCCGATCAGAAAGGCCGACACACCCGCCCCTGCCCGCGCCGAGCCCAAGGCCCCCAGGGCGGTCGCCTGCTGCGTGCCGTGATAATTCTCCGCGATCAGAGCGACCAGGGCCGGCACCATGGCGGCGCCGGACAAGCCGCTCAAAGCCTGCGCGGTGATCATGGCCGTCGCGTTGGGGCTGATCGTCATCAGCACCTGCGCGGCGCCGAAGACCAGCACCGCCAGGCGAAACACCATGACCGAGCCGAAGCGCTGGTTCAGCTTGGCGCCCAGCATCACGAAGGCCGCCACCGACAGCGAGTACATGACGATGCCGGTGGCGATGGTCGTAGGTGGAACGTTGAAGCTCTTGACCATGCCGCCGAGCGCCACCGGCAAGGATGCGACGTTGAAGGACATGAGGATCTGGGCCAGCGCGATGGTGATCATCGGCACCCATGACCCTTTCGTCTGGTCCATATAGGCAGCCCCTGCAACGGTCGTCGTGTGACTATGCATCGTTCACTCCTGGTGAATGGGCGTGCCTGGTGAACACCAACACCCACACTCGACGTTCGACGTTCGAGTAGGCGCGCGCGGTTAACTCAGTGTCTTAA is a window of Bordetella sp. N DNA encoding:
- a CDS encoding MFS transporter gives rise to the protein MHSHTTTVAGAAYMDQTKGSWVPMITIALAQILMSFNVASLPVALGGMVKSFNVPPTTIATGIVMYSLSVAAFVMLGAKLNQRFGSVMVFRLAVLVFGAAQVLMTISPNATAMITAQALSGLSGAAMVPALVALIAENYHGTQQATALGALGSARAGAGVSAFLIGGVLGTYIGWRPVFGILIVLAVIILLLSFRLKADRGRPEVNIDVVGIILAAASIVLISFGFNNLNRWGLGTVRPGAPFDLFGFSPAPVMIVLGVVIGQAFIAWTRRRARSGKTPLLALEVITSGSERAAVIAMFAVVALEAMLNFSVPLYIQIVQGRTPMATAIAMLPFNLSVFFAAMLVVRFYKSYTPRQIGRVGFIICTVALCWLSFVVRNNWTELAVLVGLVTFGIGQGALVTLVFNVLVSASPKTLANDVGSLRGTTNNLANAVGTAIAGALLVGLLASNVMRGIVQEPLLTPSLQAQVNLDSINFVSNDRLRGVLETTTATPQQVDAAMRINTDARLRALKIGLLIMAMVSLLAIFPASRLPNYLPEELPAEPPVNPPQREAGVPA